One genomic segment of Pseudomonas fortuita includes these proteins:
- a CDS encoding LysR substrate-binding domain-containing protein produces MLPELKIAQLRYFVLVAELKSFHAAARQAFRTQPAISLAVRELEQKLGQALVEKGGGRVELTPFGEHCLPLFRGLIEHHDRIAREATLLARHEIGQVSIATVPSVASRMLPGPLARFVAAHPNVQVSIQDGTAERVQQLLAQGQVDFGISSLWVDDEQLEFAPIVNDQVGVVCRSDHPLAQAGDALHWAQLQGEPMIRNGTSQLLAGTEAEGLLTHSRLFISNMISLIAMLEEGVGISTLPYLAFPQENEKLAFVPLVEPKVERHIGMLTRKGRSLSPAAGALMAFLQVQLAQAG; encoded by the coding sequence ATGTTGCCCGAGCTGAAGATCGCCCAGTTGCGCTACTTCGTACTGGTCGCTGAACTCAAGAGCTTCCATGCGGCCGCCCGACAGGCCTTTCGCACCCAGCCGGCGATATCCCTGGCCGTGCGTGAGCTGGAGCAAAAGCTGGGGCAGGCACTGGTCGAGAAGGGTGGGGGGCGGGTAGAGCTGACGCCATTCGGCGAGCATTGCCTGCCGTTGTTTCGTGGCTTGATCGAGCACCATGACCGCATTGCCCGTGAAGCCACGCTGCTTGCCCGGCATGAAATCGGCCAGGTCAGCATCGCCACCGTGCCTTCAGTGGCCAGCCGCATGCTGCCAGGGCCGCTGGCCCGCTTCGTGGCCGCGCACCCGAACGTACAGGTCAGCATCCAGGATGGCACGGCCGAACGTGTGCAGCAGTTGCTGGCCCAAGGGCAGGTGGATTTCGGCATCAGCAGCCTGTGGGTGGACGATGAGCAGCTCGAATTCGCCCCGATCGTGAATGATCAGGTGGGCGTCGTGTGCCGCAGTGACCACCCGTTGGCGCAGGCGGGTGATGCCCTGCACTGGGCGCAGTTGCAGGGCGAGCCGATGATTCGCAATGGCACCTCGCAACTGCTGGCCGGCACCGAGGCCGAGGGGTTGCTGACGCACAGCCGGCTGTTCATTTCCAACATGATTTCGTTGATCGCCATGCTGGAGGAGGGGGTGGGGATCAGCACGCTGCCGTACCTCGCCTTTCCGCAGGAGAACGAAAAGCTGGCGTTCGTACCGCTTGTGGAGCCCAAGGTCGAGCGGCATATCGGCATGCTCACCCGCAAGGGGCGCAGCTTGTCACCTGCGGCAGGGGCATTGATGGCGTTTCTGCAGGTGCAGCTGGCCCAAGCCGGCTGA
- a CDS encoding LysR family transcriptional regulator → MIQLHDVDLKLLRVFTTIVRCGGFSAAQAALNAGQSTISEQMTHLETRLGVKLCQRGRSGFRLTEQGVAIHEATLRLLSAVESFCLDADVLKQHISGKLNLGIIDSTLTDPVSPLPRTTQRFVSRGHDAHLHIYIGAPAELEERVLDGRLHLAIGHFPLRVAGLSYLPLYDEALGLYCGRRHPLFASNAANGRLMEDVRQSRIVVRGYMQQYDLEQLGIAKADATVENIEAAAILIISGAYIGFLPGHFAEQWVKTGEMRRLGASTLDLSSPFEVVTRRGVSRPPILQAFLEDLAACTSQPGVP, encoded by the coding sequence GTGATCCAGCTCCACGATGTCGACCTGAAGCTGCTCAGGGTATTCACCACTATCGTCCGGTGCGGCGGCTTTTCTGCCGCGCAGGCGGCACTCAATGCCGGCCAGTCGACCATCAGCGAACAGATGACGCACCTGGAAACCCGCCTGGGGGTCAAGCTGTGCCAACGCGGGCGCAGCGGCTTTCGCCTGACCGAGCAAGGGGTGGCGATCCATGAGGCAACCTTGCGCTTGCTCAGTGCCGTGGAGAGCTTTTGCCTGGACGCCGACGTGCTCAAGCAGCACATCAGCGGCAAGCTCAACCTGGGCATCATCGACTCCACCCTGACCGACCCCGTCTCGCCGCTACCGCGCACCACCCAGCGCTTTGTTTCACGCGGGCACGATGCCCACCTGCACATCTACATCGGTGCCCCGGCAGAACTCGAAGAGCGCGTGCTGGATGGCAGGCTGCACCTGGCCATCGGCCATTTCCCGCTACGGGTGGCTGGCTTGTCCTACCTGCCGCTGTATGACGAGGCCCTGGGGCTTTACTGTGGCCGGCGCCACCCGTTGTTCGCCAGCAATGCAGCCAACGGCCGGCTGATGGAAGACGTGCGCCAGAGCCGTATCGTGGTGCGTGGCTACATGCAACAGTACGACCTGGAGCAACTGGGCATCGCCAAGGCCGACGCAACGGTGGAGAACATCGAGGCAGCGGCGATCCTGATCATTTCCGGGGCCTACATCGGTTTTTTGCCCGGGCACTTTGCCGAGCAGTGGGTCAAGACGGGCGAAATGCGTCGCCTGGGGGCCAGCACGCTGGACCTCAGCTCACCCTTCGAAGTGGTGACCCGGCGCGGAGTGTCGCGCCCGCCCATCCTGCAGGCCTTTCTGGAGGACCTGGCGGCCTGCACCAGCCAGCCTGGGGTGCCATGA
- the speB gene encoding agmatinase: MAKHGYESGRLNLPFVGHCTFAKAPVCTDWEAIDADVAILGAPNDMGTQWRSGARFGPRGIREASTLFSFGHAGAYDFEDDATYLTEDQVRMVDVGDADIVHTDMVSSNANIEAAVRQILAAGAMPVVLGGDHSVHAPVIKAFEGHGPIHIVHFDAHLDFVDERHGVRYGHDSPLRRASELDHIVGMTQMGIRNVSSSNRDDYDAAREAGSQILSVRDVRRLGCEGVLAKIPEGRNYYITIDIDGFDPSIAPGTGTPSHGGFLYYEVLEIIQALAKRSHGRIVGMDLVEVAPAYDPTGMTSILAAQLLMNSIGFIFHARAKAR, encoded by the coding sequence ATGGCAAAACACGGTTATGAGTCCGGCCGCCTGAACCTGCCTTTCGTGGGCCATTGCACGTTCGCCAAGGCGCCGGTATGCACCGACTGGGAGGCTATCGACGCCGACGTGGCGATTTTGGGCGCGCCCAACGACATGGGCACCCAGTGGCGTTCAGGGGCGCGTTTCGGGCCGCGTGGCATTCGCGAGGCATCCACCCTGTTTTCCTTCGGCCATGCCGGTGCCTACGACTTCGAGGATGACGCCACCTACCTGACCGAAGACCAGGTGCGCATGGTCGATGTGGGCGATGCCGACATCGTGCACACCGACATGGTCAGCAGCAACGCCAACATCGAGGCGGCCGTCAGGCAGATCCTCGCAGCCGGCGCCATGCCGGTGGTACTGGGCGGTGACCATTCGGTGCATGCCCCGGTGATCAAGGCGTTCGAAGGCCACGGGCCGATCCACATCGTGCATTTCGATGCCCACCTGGACTTCGTCGACGAGCGCCATGGCGTGCGCTATGGCCACGACAGCCCACTGCGCCGCGCCTCGGAGCTGGATCACATCGTCGGCATGACCCAGATGGGTATCCGCAACGTGTCGTCATCCAACCGCGACGACTACGACGCCGCTCGCGAGGCCGGCTCGCAGATTCTTTCGGTACGTGACGTTCGCCGCCTGGGCTGCGAGGGGGTGCTGGCGAAAATCCCGGAAGGGCGCAACTACTACATCACCATCGACATCGACGGCTTCGACCCCTCCATTGCCCCTGGCACCGGCACGCCGAGCCATGGCGGGTTCCTTTACTACGAAGTACTGGAAATCATCCAGGCGCTGGCCAAGCGCAGCCACGGCCGCATTGTCGGTATGGACCTGGTCGAAGTGGCCCCGGCCTACGACCCCACCGGCATGACCTCGATCCTTGCCGCGCAACTGCTGATGAACAGCATCGGCTTCATTTTCCACGCGCGCGCCAAAGCCCGCTGA
- a CDS encoding aldehyde dehydrogenase family protein: MDNKVKAYLQAFGVSEATQRFLSKPQRMFIGGAWLEASDGGSAEVVEPSTEGVLTRIPMGTADDLDRAVRAARAQFDGGAWSQLKPLERERLIHRLADLIETHGDELAQIEAIDMGKSVVQARAVDIQGTVDTLRYFAGWASKIHGRTVEPSLPGNYLAYTRKEAVGVVGAIVPWNFPLQTMAWKLGAALATGCTVVVKPAELTSLSALRFAELVQAAGIPDGVVNIVTGRGSVVGQAMSSHPGIDKLSFTGSTPVGCTVGKTAMDQMKRLTLELGGKSPVIVFADADIEAAAQAVANGVFFNSGQVCDAGTRAYIERSVYPAFLEALARYTATLKIAPGLDPECFISPMVSQQQQQRVLDYIALGKAEGAQVHYGGEPLDGPGFYVQPTIFAHCRNDMRIVSEEIFGPVLVTQPFDTQEQALALANDSLFGLAAAIYSNDLGRVHGLIPQLRAGTVYVNAHSTLDPAMPFGGYKQSGYGKDLGAEQLEFLLETKAVWITLP; the protein is encoded by the coding sequence GTGGACAACAAGGTAAAAGCCTATTTGCAGGCCTTTGGTGTTAGCGAGGCGACCCAGCGCTTTCTCAGCAAGCCGCAGCGCATGTTCATTGGGGGTGCCTGGCTGGAAGCCAGCGACGGTGGCAGCGCCGAGGTGGTCGAGCCCTCTACCGAAGGGGTACTGACGCGCATCCCCATGGGTACCGCAGATGACCTTGACCGTGCGGTGCGCGCCGCGCGTGCGCAGTTCGACGGTGGCGCCTGGAGCCAGCTGAAACCGCTGGAGCGCGAACGCCTGATCCATCGCCTGGCCGACCTGATCGAAACCCACGGCGACGAACTGGCGCAGATTGAAGCCATCGACATGGGCAAGTCGGTGGTGCAGGCGCGTGCTGTCGACATTCAGGGCACGGTCGACACCCTGCGCTATTTCGCCGGTTGGGCCAGCAAGATTCATGGCCGCACCGTCGAGCCTTCGCTACCAGGCAATTACCTGGCATACACCCGCAAGGAAGCGGTAGGGGTGGTCGGCGCCATCGTGCCGTGGAATTTCCCGCTGCAAACCATGGCCTGGAAACTGGGCGCAGCGCTGGCCACCGGCTGCACCGTGGTGGTCAAGCCGGCGGAGCTGACCTCGCTGTCGGCACTGCGCTTTGCCGAACTGGTACAGGCGGCAGGAATTCCCGACGGGGTGGTTAACATCGTGACCGGGCGCGGCAGCGTGGTCGGCCAGGCGATGTCCAGCCACCCGGGCATCGACAAGCTGAGCTTTACCGGCTCTACCCCGGTGGGTTGTACAGTGGGCAAGACGGCGATGGACCAGATGAAGCGCCTCACCCTCGAACTGGGCGGCAAGTCGCCAGTGATCGTGTTTGCCGACGCGGACATCGAGGCGGCGGCGCAAGCCGTGGCCAACGGCGTATTCTTCAATTCCGGGCAAGTGTGCGACGCCGGTACCCGTGCTTACATCGAGCGCAGTGTCTACCCGGCATTTCTCGAAGCGCTGGCGCGCTACACCGCGACGTTGAAGATCGCCCCGGGGCTCGACCCTGAGTGTTTCATCAGCCCCATGGTGTCGCAGCAACAGCAGCAGCGGGTGCTGGATTACATTGCTCTGGGCAAGGCTGAAGGCGCGCAGGTGCACTATGGCGGCGAGCCGCTGGACGGCCCGGGCTTTTACGTGCAGCCGACAATCTTCGCCCACTGCCGCAACGACATGCGCATCGTCAGCGAGGAAATCTTTGGCCCGGTGCTGGTCACCCAGCCGTTCGATACCCAGGAGCAGGCCCTGGCCCTGGCCAACGACTCGCTGTTCGGCCTGGCCGCGGCGATCTACTCCAACGACCTGGGCAGGGTGCACGGGCTGATCCCGCAGTTGCGGGCCGGTACCGTGTACGTCAACGCCCACAGCACCCTCGACCCGGCCATGCCGTTCGGTGGCTACAAGCAGTCGGGCTATGGCAAGGACCTGGGCGCGGAACAACTGGAGTTTCTGCTGGAGACCAAGGCGGTCTGGATCACCTTGCCCTGA
- a CDS encoding cytosine permease, translating to MSASREQEFRLGAERGDTPLLPGERVWGFWGFAYANSALAVATWVFLIGGATALFVGPLQGIAAIIIGNIIGVVLAASSTCLPCGKYGVEQFTFLRSMFGLNGSRLVYFLSVVVLTMGWLAVLGLMCGRALDNLETLVQQRQPGADGWLVTAGALLAIVLAALVAMRGPDMIRRLSAVIAPSLILIMLALMYFISRRYSLDELLAMPPLQPPFENPHVNFMVAVEINIAAGFSWWPYIGNLSRLCSNQRTAFWPNLVGIFGAASLGESVSLFAATTLGSSDPTAWMRLAGGMGFGIIALSFLALANLTGMVNILYTAVIGLRQLAGERLRSVGWGVLIALFCIIPVVIVVLLPGIYDGFFIFLVWTSALNSALAGIGIADYFFLRKQRLNLRHIYAEQSVSPLRYCKGFNPVALVALAAGFAVYVVVFNPQTLAHTDFFTFATASLPSCLLAGLVHYGLTRLLAARLGWGGYPKRNARNIEAVGLRAQD from the coding sequence ATGAGCGCCTCCCGCGAGCAGGAGTTTCGCCTGGGTGCGGAACGTGGCGACACCCCCTTGCTACCCGGTGAGCGGGTCTGGGGCTTCTGGGGCTTTGCCTACGCCAACTCGGCGCTGGCGGTGGCCACCTGGGTGTTCCTGATCGGCGGCGCCACGGCGCTGTTCGTCGGGCCCTTGCAAGGGATTGCGGCGATCATCATCGGCAACATTATCGGCGTGGTGCTGGCTGCCTCGTCCACCTGCCTGCCCTGTGGCAAGTACGGCGTCGAGCAGTTCACCTTCCTGCGCAGCATGTTCGGCCTCAATGGCAGCCGCCTGGTCTACTTCCTCTCGGTGGTGGTGCTGACCATGGGGTGGCTGGCGGTGCTTGGGCTGATGTGCGGGCGGGCGCTGGACAACCTCGAGACCCTGGTGCAACAGCGCCAGCCCGGCGCAGACGGTTGGCTGGTAACCGCCGGGGCTTTGCTGGCCATTGTGCTGGCGGCCCTGGTTGCCATGCGCGGGCCGGACATGATCCGCCGCCTGAGTGCGGTGATCGCACCCAGCCTGATCCTGATCATGCTGGCACTGATGTACTTCATTTCCCGGCGCTACAGCCTCGACGAACTGCTGGCCATGCCGCCCTTGCAGCCACCCTTCGAGAACCCGCACGTCAACTTCATGGTCGCGGTGGAAATCAACATTGCTGCGGGCTTTTCGTGGTGGCCCTACATCGGCAACCTGTCGCGCCTGTGCAGCAACCAGCGTACGGCCTTCTGGCCCAACCTGGTGGGCATCTTCGGCGCCGCTTCGCTGGGTGAGTCGGTCAGCCTGTTCGCGGCCACCACCCTGGGCAGCAGCGACCCCACGGCGTGGATGCGCCTGGCCGGTGGCATGGGCTTCGGTATCATCGCCTTGAGTTTCCTGGCGCTGGCGAACCTGACCGGCATGGTCAACATCCTCTACACCGCAGTGATCGGCTTGCGCCAGCTGGCAGGCGAACGCCTGCGCAGTGTGGGTTGGGGGGTGTTGATCGCGCTGTTCTGCATCATCCCGGTGGTTATCGTGGTGTTGCTGCCGGGGATCTACGATGGCTTCTTCATCTTCCTGGTATGGACCTCCGCCCTTAACAGCGCCCTGGCCGGTATCGGCATCGCCGATTACTTCTTCCTGCGCAAGCAACGCCTGAACCTGCGGCACATCTACGCCGAACAGAGCGTGTCGCCCTTGCGCTACTGCAAAGGCTTCAACCCCGTCGCGCTGGTGGCGCTGGCGGCGGGCTTTGCGGTCTACGTGGTGGTGTTCAACCCGCAAACCCTGGCCCATACCGACTTCTTCACCTTCGCCACGGCCTCGCTACCGTCCTGCCTGCTGGCCGGGCTGGTGCACTACGGCCTGACCCGACTGCTGGCAGCACGCCTGGGTTGGGGCGGCTACCCAAAGCGTAATGCACGCAATATCGAGGCCGTAGGCCTTCGCGCACAGGACTAG
- the betA gene encoding choline dehydrogenase, translated as MTKRYDYIIIGAGSAGCVLANRLSEDAGTSVLVLEFGGSDRSVLIQMPSAFSLPMNTKKYNWHYETVAEPHLDNRRLHCPRGKVLGGSSSINGLVYIRGHACDFDEWESLGAKNWSYRNCLPYFKRAEQYKFGGDDYRGGAGPLSTNNGNNMRNPLYGAWIEAGAEAGYIKTDDCNGYMQEGFGAMHMTVKDGVRWSTANAYLRPAMSRPNLTVITHAMTRRILLEGKRAVGVEYDQGGQTHKVMCNREVLVASGPIGSPHLLQRSGIGPAAVLKNAGIEVRHDLPGVGENLQDHSEIYIQYACKEPVTLNGKMNLLGKALIGLRWLLFKDGLGASNHFEAGGFIRSSKGLRWPDIQFHFLPAAMRYDGDKPFKGHGFMVLTGPNKPKSRGHVRALSADPYQHPQIRFNYLASEEDREGFRRCVRLTREIIAQPAMDRYRGEELAPGPQVQTDEEIDAFVRANMESTMHPCGSCRMGEDDMAVVDSALRVHGLQGLRVIDSSVFPSEPNGNLNAPTIMLAERAADLVRGRQPLAPADVPVGLVGGWEEEQRSRKPVREMPVR; from the coding sequence ATGACCAAGCGATACGACTACATCATCATCGGTGCGGGCTCGGCCGGCTGCGTGTTGGCCAACCGCCTCAGCGAAGACGCCGGTACTTCGGTACTGGTACTGGAGTTCGGCGGCAGCGACCGCAGCGTGCTGATCCAGATGCCCAGTGCGTTCTCCTTGCCGATGAACACCAAAAAATACAACTGGCACTACGAGACCGTGGCTGAGCCGCACCTCGATAACCGGCGCCTGCACTGCCCACGGGGCAAGGTGCTGGGCGGTTCGTCGTCGATCAATGGCCTGGTGTACATCCGTGGCCATGCCTGTGACTTCGATGAGTGGGAAAGCCTGGGCGCGAAAAACTGGAGCTACCGCAATTGCCTGCCGTATTTCAAACGTGCCGAGCAATACAAATTCGGTGGTGACGACTACCGGGGCGGGGCGGGGCCGCTGTCGACCAATAACGGCAACAACATGAGAAACCCGCTGTACGGTGCCTGGATCGAAGCCGGTGCCGAGGCCGGCTACATCAAGACCGACGACTGCAACGGCTACATGCAGGAAGGCTTTGGTGCCATGCACATGACGGTGAAGGATGGCGTGCGCTGGTCCACCGCCAATGCCTACCTGCGCCCGGCCATGAGCCGGCCGAACCTGACCGTGATCACCCATGCCATGACTCGGCGCATCTTGCTGGAGGGCAAGCGGGCGGTGGGCGTGGAGTACGACCAGGGCGGGCAGACGCACAAAGTCATGTGCAACCGCGAGGTGCTGGTGGCGTCTGGCCCGATCGGTTCGCCGCACTTGCTGCAGCGCTCCGGCATCGGCCCGGCTGCGGTGCTGAAAAACGCCGGTATCGAGGTGCGCCACGACTTGCCTGGGGTGGGCGAGAACCTGCAGGACCACTCGGAAATCTACATCCAGTATGCGTGCAAGGAGCCGGTAACCCTCAACGGCAAGATGAACCTGTTGGGCAAGGCCCTGATCGGCTTGCGCTGGTTGCTGTTCAAGGACGGCCTGGGGGCCAGCAACCACTTCGAGGCGGGCGGCTTCATCCGTTCGTCCAAGGGCCTGCGCTGGCCGGACATCCAGTTTCACTTCCTGCCAGCGGCCATGCGCTACGACGGCGACAAGCCCTTCAAGGGGCATGGCTTCATGGTGCTGACCGGGCCCAACAAGCCCAAGAGCCGGGGCCATGTGCGGGCGTTGTCGGCCGACCCTTACCAGCACCCGCAAATCCGCTTCAACTACCTGGCGAGCGAAGAGGACCGCGAGGGCTTCCGCCGCTGTGTGCGGCTGACCCGCGAGATCATCGCCCAGCCGGCCATGGACCGCTACCGCGGCGAAGAGCTGGCGCCGGGGCCGCAGGTGCAGACCGACGAAGAAATCGACGCCTTCGTGCGCGCCAACATGGAAAGCACCATGCACCCGTGCGGCTCGTGCCGCATGGGCGAGGATGACATGGCAGTGGTGGACTCTGCGTTGCGTGTACACGGCTTGCAGGGGCTGCGGGTGATCGACTCCTCGGTGTTCCCGAGCGAGCCCAATGGCAACCTCAACGCCCCGACCATCATGCTGGCCGAGCGCGCCGCCGACCTGGTGCGCGGGCGCCAGCCGCTGGCACCGGCTGATGTGCCGGTTGGGCTGGTGGGGGGCTGGGAAGAAGAGCAGCGTAGCCGCAAGCCGGTGCGCGAGATGCCTGTCCGTTAA
- the cycA gene encoding D-serine/D-alanine/glycine transporter yields MTNLPHGHCPPEGDAHALKRNLSNRHIQLIAIGGAIGTGLFMGSGKTISLAGPSIIFVYMIIGFMLFFVMRAMGELLLSNLQYKSFIDFAADLLGPWAGFFTGWTYWFCWIVTGIADVIAISAYTQFWFPDMPLWIPALTCVGLLLTLNLMTVKMFGEMEFWFAMIKIVAICALVCTGFYMVAAAYQSPAGHAAALANLWNDGGMFPHGAMGFFAGFQIAVFAFVGIELVGTTAAETKNPERNLPRAINSIPVRIIVFYVLALIAIMAVTPWREVVANKSPFVELFVLAGLPAAAGIINFVVLTSAMSSANSGVFSTSRMLYGLAMDGDAPGKFGALSRRAVPSNGLIFSCMCLTGGALVIYLVPNMLDAFTLITTVSALLFMFVWSIILLSYLAYRKQRDPLHQASKYKMPGGTVMCRVCLAFFACILALLALEADTRMALYLVPVWFAVLGLAYRSIRQKKQATAQLSFDAD; encoded by the coding sequence ATGACTAACTTGCCGCACGGTCACTGCCCGCCTGAAGGTGACGCACACGCACTCAAACGCAACCTGTCCAACCGCCATATCCAGCTGATCGCCATCGGCGGTGCCATCGGCACCGGCCTGTTCATGGGTTCTGGCAAGACCATCAGCCTGGCTGGGCCTTCCATCATCTTTGTCTACATGATCATCGGCTTCATGCTGTTCTTCGTCATGCGCGCAATGGGCGAGCTGTTGCTGTCCAACTTGCAATACAAATCGTTCATCGACTTTGCTGCTGACCTGCTAGGGCCGTGGGCGGGGTTCTTTACCGGCTGGACCTACTGGTTCTGCTGGATTGTCACCGGCATTGCCGATGTGATTGCCATTTCTGCCTATACACAATTCTGGTTCCCCGACATGCCATTGTGGATACCGGCGCTGACCTGCGTGGGGCTGTTGCTGACGTTGAACCTGATGACCGTCAAGATGTTCGGGGAAATGGAGTTCTGGTTCGCCATGATCAAGATCGTGGCCATTTGCGCGCTGGTCTGCACCGGCTTCTACATGGTGGCGGCGGCCTATCAGTCGCCGGCCGGGCATGCCGCAGCGCTGGCCAACCTGTGGAACGACGGCGGGATGTTCCCCCACGGCGCCATGGGCTTTTTCGCGGGCTTTCAGATAGCGGTGTTTGCCTTCGTCGGCATCGAGCTGGTGGGTACGACTGCGGCCGAAACCAAGAACCCGGAGCGCAACCTGCCGCGGGCGATCAACTCGATTCCGGTGCGCATCATCGTGTTCTATGTGCTGGCGCTGATCGCCATCATGGCCGTTACCCCGTGGCGTGAAGTGGTGGCCAACAAGAGCCCCTTCGTCGAGTTGTTCGTGCTGGCCGGCCTGCCGGCAGCCGCAGGCATCATCAACTTCGTGGTACTGACCTCGGCCATGTCGTCGGCCAACAGCGGCGTGTTCTCGACCAGCCGCATGCTTTACGGCCTGGCGATGGACGGTGATGCGCCTGGCAAGTTCGGCGCACTGTCCCGCCGTGCCGTGCCCTCCAATGGCCTGATCTTCTCGTGTATGTGCCTGACCGGCGGGGCGCTGGTGATCTACCTGGTGCCGAACATGCTCGATGCCTTCACCCTGATTACCACGGTATCGGCACTGCTGTTCATGTTTGTCTGGTCGATCATCCTGCTGTCGTACCTGGCGTACCGCAAGCAGCGCGACCCGTTGCACCAGGCGTCGAAGTACAAGATGCCGGGCGGCACCGTGATGTGCCGGGTATGCCTGGCGTTCTTCGCCTGCATCCTGGCATTGCTGGCATTGGAGGCCGACACCCGCATGGCGTTGTACCTGGTGCCGGTGTGGTTTGCCGTGCTGGGCCTGGCGTACCGGTCCATCCGCCAGAAAAAACAGGCGACGGCGCAGTTGTCGTTTGACGCTGATTGA
- a CDS encoding sigma-54-dependent transcriptional regulator has translation MRIHVNFVDRVGITQEILSLLGARNLNLDAVEMIPPNVYIDAPTLSPVVLDELYAALLGVDGVQEVSLVDFLPGHRRRLQLEALLAAMSDPVLAVDPAGHVLLANPTLVSLVGHEPAGEPLSKLFAEPNLAQNLIDKGFRLPMCEVSFQDQSLLLEATPISGGGEGLVGGLLTLYPPSRIGERLASLLHDNGEGLGALLGESAALQALKARLHKVASLEAPLLIQGETGTGKELVARACHALSARRDTSFLALNCAALPESLAESELFGYAAGAFTGAQRGGKPGLLELADGGTVFLDEVGEMSPYLQAKLLRFLNDGSFRRVGGGNEVRVNVRVVCATHRNLENMVMEGSFREDLYYRLNVLNLKVPPLRERGKDILLLAEHFLRQACAQIQRSPCRLALATHPLLLGNRWSGNVRQLQNVIFRAAAISEGEVIDCDDLELAGTALSSQQAEGAEIVSLEAAVQAFEKALLENLYQSYPSTRQLAVRLQTSHTAIGQRLRKYGIASRVS, from the coding sequence ATGAGAATCCACGTCAATTTTGTCGACCGTGTCGGCATCACCCAGGAAATCCTGTCGCTGCTCGGGGCGCGCAACCTCAACCTGGACGCGGTGGAAATGATTCCACCGAACGTCTACATCGATGCCCCGACGCTGTCCCCGGTCGTGCTGGATGAACTGTATGCCGCCTTGTTGGGGGTGGACGGTGTGCAGGAGGTGTCGCTGGTCGACTTCCTGCCCGGCCACCGCCGGCGCTTGCAGCTAGAGGCCTTGCTGGCCGCCATGAGCGACCCGGTGCTGGCAGTGGACCCCGCTGGCCATGTGCTGCTGGCCAACCCGACGCTGGTCAGCCTGGTGGGCCACGAGCCGGCGGGTGAGCCGTTGAGCAAGCTGTTTGCCGAGCCGAACCTGGCGCAGAACCTGATCGACAAGGGTTTTCGCCTGCCCATGTGCGAGGTGAGCTTTCAGGACCAGTCCCTGCTGCTGGAGGCCACGCCCATCAGCGGCGGCGGCGAAGGCCTGGTGGGGGGCTTGCTGACCCTGTACCCACCCAGCCGCATCGGCGAGCGCCTGGCCTCGCTGCTGCATGACAACGGTGAAGGGCTTGGGGCGTTGCTGGGGGAATCGGCCGCACTGCAGGCGCTCAAGGCGCGCTTGCACAAAGTGGCGAGCCTGGAGGCGCCGTTGCTGATCCAGGGCGAGACCGGTACGGGCAAGGAGCTGGTGGCCCGTGCCTGCCATGCGCTCAGTGCCCGGCGCGATACGTCATTCCTGGCGCTGAACTGCGCAGCGCTGCCCGAAAGCCTGGCCGAAAGCGAGCTGTTCGGCTACGCCGCCGGCGCCTTCACCGGCGCCCAGCGCGGTGGCAAGCCGGGCCTGTTGGAGCTGGCCGATGGCGGTACGGTGTTTCTCGATGAAGTGGGCGAGATGTCGCCCTACCTGCAGGCCAAGCTGCTGCGCTTTCTCAACGACGGCAGTTTTCGCCGGGTGGGGGGTGGCAACGAGGTGCGGGTGAATGTGCGGGTGGTCTGTGCCACCCACCGTAACCTGGAAAACATGGTGATGGAGGGCAGTTTTCGCGAAGACCTGTACTACCGGCTGAACGTGCTCAACCTGAAGGTGCCGCCCCTGCGCGAGCGCGGCAAGGACATTCTGCTGCTGGCCGAACATTTCCTGCGCCAGGCCTGTGCGCAGATACAGCGCTCACCCTGCCGCCTGGCGTTGGCCACCCATCCGCTGCTGTTGGGCAATCGCTGGTCAGGCAATGTGCGTCAGTTGCAGAACGTGATTTTCCGCGCAGCAGCCATCAGCGAAGGCGAGGTGATCGACTGCGACGACCTGGAACTGGCCGGCACCGCATTGAGCAGTCAGCAGGCCGAGGGGGCGGAAATCGTCAGCCTGGAGGCCGCCGTGCAGGCCTTTGAAAAGGCCTTGCTGGAGAACTTGTACCAGAGCTACCCCTCGACCCGGCAACTGGCCGTGCGGCTGCAGACTTCCCACACGGCCATCGGTCAGCGCCTGCGCAAGTACGGCATCGCCAGCCGGGTCTCGTAG
- the gcvH gene encoding glycine cleavage system protein GcvH, with the protein MSTLRFTPEHEWLRLEATGELTVGITSYAQQALGDVVFVQLPEPGEYGEGNEVAVLESVKAASNITMPVKGTVVAVNQALADDPELINASPMQDGWFFRIQASNPADLDSLMDQDGYDRFLADNA; encoded by the coding sequence ATGAGCACTCTGCGTTTTACGCCCGAACACGAATGGCTGCGTCTGGAAGCGACCGGCGAGCTGACCGTCGGCATCACCAGCTATGCCCAGCAGGCGCTGGGTGACGTGGTGTTCGTGCAACTGCCGGAGCCTGGCGAGTACGGGGAAGGCAATGAAGTCGCGGTGCTCGAGTCGGTAAAGGCCGCCAGCAACATCACCATGCCGGTGAAGGGCACGGTGGTGGCGGTTAACCAGGCACTGGCCGACGACCCTGAGCTGATCAACGCCTCGCCCATGCAGGACGGCTGGTTCTTCCGTATCCAGGCCAGCAACCCTGCTGACCTCGATAGCCTGATGGACCAGGACGGCTACGACCGCTTCCTGGCCGACAACGCCTGA